The following proteins come from a genomic window of Yinghuangia sp. ASG 101:
- a CDS encoding thioesterase II family protein, whose protein sequence is MSTAPDPTARLRPGDDTAAGYLAAPPPPPGDTRLPLLCFHHAGGGASAFARWQEHAPGAAVLPVQLPGREQRAGEPRFRDAVELAATLDRQLGAVLDRPHAIYGHSMGAVVAYDLVTRRARRGARQPEALVVGAYPGPHLPAVLTESRHLPDAEFARRLVAIGGMSELLLRYPDWMRAAVDLVRDDLEICAYDRRAATAAALTCPVHAFCGDADPLVRPEAADTWRRHTTGDFRLHVVPGGHFFPRDDEPGFVRRLARVLAAHKGGFSGRQAPR, encoded by the coding sequence ATGAGTACGGCACCCGACCCCACGGCACGCCTTCGGCCCGGCGACGACACCGCCGCCGGCTACCTGGCGGCACCTCCGCCCCCACCGGGCGACACCCGCCTGCCACTGCTGTGCTTCCACCACGCCGGCGGCGGCGCGTCGGCGTTCGCACGATGGCAGGAGCACGCCCCCGGCGCGGCGGTCCTGCCGGTGCAACTGCCCGGACGCGAACAACGCGCCGGGGAACCGCGATTCCGCGACGCCGTCGAACTCGCCGCGACACTCGACCGGCAGCTCGGGGCGGTGCTGGACCGGCCGCACGCGATCTACGGCCACAGCATGGGCGCGGTCGTGGCCTACGACCTCGTGACCCGGCGGGCCCGACGCGGGGCCCGACAACCCGAGGCCCTGGTCGTCGGGGCGTACCCGGGACCGCACCTGCCCGCCGTCCTCACCGAGTCGCGCCACCTGCCCGACGCGGAATTCGCGCGCCGGCTCGTGGCCATCGGCGGCATGTCGGAACTCCTGCTGCGTTACCCCGACTGGATGCGCGCGGCGGTCGACCTGGTGCGCGACGACCTGGAGATCTGCGCGTACGACCGACGCGCCGCGACCGCCGCCGCGCTGACCTGCCCCGTCCACGCGTTCTGCGGCGACGCGGACCCCCTCGTGCGTCCCGAGGCCGCCGACACGTGGCGTCGGCACACCACCGGCGACTTCCGGCTCCACGTCGTCCCCGGCGGGCACTTCTTCCCGCGCGACGACGAGCCCGGCTTCGTGCGGCGCCTGGCCCGCGTGCTCGCGGCCCACAAGGGCGGCTTTAGCGGACGCCAAGCACCTCGTTAG
- a CDS encoding alpha/beta fold hydrolase, whose amino-acid sequence MNDLDELKQFVTVHTRAQQLDPARCAHLLARVTTDEGAAPGSWVGEWTREAEDLERQGRLLEAARHHTLARFPFVDGDARRRAQDHAIAAFDRWRRTRPGIERLDVPVPGGGTARTWSSGLDADTPRPVLLFLGGIVTVKEQWAPALEQAAGLGMAMIVAEMPGVGENTAAYGPDSWRMLPALLDAVADRADTGRTYAIAHSFSGHMALRWAAQGDPRIRAIATAGAPVADFFTDEVWWPHVPRVTVDTLAHLLRVDPRDVHKTLADGWALGDAELAAVDIPVRYIESTRDEIIPASDAARLRRHLRDVDIVAYDDVHGAPDHAAEARLWTVLAILRARDARGPQRAVIAGMHRLTRLRRTLRTRRRRAHTPEDGPR is encoded by the coding sequence GTGAACGATCTCGACGAACTCAAGCAATTCGTGACCGTCCACACCCGCGCGCAGCAACTCGACCCCGCACGCTGCGCCCACCTGCTCGCCCGCGTCACCACCGACGAGGGCGCGGCCCCCGGCTCGTGGGTCGGCGAATGGACCCGCGAGGCCGAAGACCTCGAACGCCAGGGCCGGCTGCTCGAAGCCGCCCGGCACCACACCCTCGCGCGCTTCCCGTTCGTCGACGGCGACGCCCGCCGCCGCGCCCAGGACCACGCCATCGCCGCGTTCGACCGCTGGCGCCGCACCCGCCCCGGCATCGAACGCCTGGACGTACCCGTCCCGGGCGGCGGCACGGCCCGCACGTGGTCCAGCGGCCTCGACGCCGACACGCCGCGCCCCGTCCTGCTCTTCCTCGGCGGCATCGTCACCGTCAAGGAACAGTGGGCGCCCGCCCTCGAACAGGCCGCGGGCCTGGGCATGGCGATGATCGTCGCCGAGATGCCCGGCGTCGGCGAGAACACCGCCGCGTACGGCCCGGACAGCTGGCGCATGCTCCCCGCACTCCTCGACGCCGTCGCCGACCGCGCCGACACCGGCCGGACGTACGCCATCGCGCACAGCTTCAGCGGACACATGGCGCTGCGCTGGGCCGCCCAAGGGGACCCGCGCATCCGGGCCATCGCGACCGCCGGGGCACCCGTCGCCGACTTCTTCACCGACGAGGTCTGGTGGCCGCACGTGCCGCGCGTCACCGTCGACACGCTCGCCCACCTCCTCCGCGTCGACCCGCGCGACGTCCACAAGACCCTCGCCGACGGCTGGGCGCTCGGCGACGCCGAACTCGCCGCCGTGGACATCCCCGTCCGCTATATCGAGAGCACGCGCGACGAGATCATCCCGGCGTCCGACGCGGCCCGACTGCGGCGGCACCTCCGGGACGTCGACATCGTGGCGTACGACGACGTACACGGCGCGCCCGACCACGCCGCCGAGGCCCGGCTCTGGACCGTCCTGGCGATCCTGCGCGCCCGCGACGCCCGCGGCCCGCAGCGCGCCGTCATCGCCGGAATGCACCGGCTGACGCGCCTGCGCCGCACCCTCCGCACCCGACGCCGACGCGCCCACACGCCCGAGGACGGCCCGCGATGA
- a CDS encoding 3-oxoacyl-ACP synthase III family protein, giving the protein MTAPRHTSGAPGGTPPVYLRAVGTALPGPPIDNAALAARFGFDAMWEQWIDAFIGTRTRHLATDLETGEQYATLAELAATAADRALAAADLTAAGIDALVLGTATPDQLMPATVNLVADRIGANELPAFQLQSGCCGAVQALDVARRLLLGGDHRTVLVLGGDVCAKYFDVTADLSKVPPAELVNVVLFGDAAGAAVLSTEPAPGALELRRVVNRLTGLGQAPGQVLEWFGPAQPRPERIGVSEDYKAIEQRVPDMASDVVAELLADLGWKPDDVDFLLPPQLSGRMTARIVARLGLPAAHEVSCVGETGNTGNALPFHQLERVLGRVEAGQRGVGIAVESSKWIKSGYAFEGV; this is encoded by the coding sequence ATGACCGCCCCCAGGCACACCTCGGGCGCCCCGGGTGGGACGCCTCCCGTATACCTCCGCGCGGTGGGAACCGCACTGCCGGGCCCGCCGATCGACAACGCCGCGCTGGCCGCCCGATTCGGCTTCGACGCGATGTGGGAGCAGTGGATCGACGCGTTCATCGGCACCCGTACCCGGCACCTCGCGACGGATCTGGAGACCGGCGAACAGTACGCCACACTCGCCGAGTTGGCGGCCACCGCCGCCGACCGCGCGCTCGCCGCGGCGGACCTGACCGCCGCCGGGATCGACGCGCTCGTGCTCGGTACCGCGACACCCGACCAACTCATGCCCGCCACCGTCAACTTGGTGGCCGACAGGATCGGCGCCAACGAACTCCCCGCGTTCCAACTGCAATCCGGCTGCTGCGGAGCCGTCCAGGCGCTCGACGTCGCGCGCCGGCTGTTGCTCGGCGGCGACCACCGCACCGTGCTGGTGCTCGGCGGGGACGTGTGCGCGAAGTACTTCGACGTCACGGCCGACCTCAGCAAGGTGCCGCCCGCCGAACTCGTCAACGTCGTGCTGTTCGGCGACGCGGCCGGCGCGGCCGTCCTCAGTACCGAACCCGCGCCCGGCGCGCTCGAACTGCGGCGCGTGGTCAACCGGTTGACCGGCCTGGGCCAGGCGCCCGGCCAGGTGCTGGAGTGGTTCGGTCCCGCGCAGCCGCGACCCGAGCGCATCGGCGTCAGCGAGGACTACAAGGCGATCGAGCAACGCGTGCCCGACATGGCCTCGGACGTCGTCGCGGAACTCCTCGCCGACCTCGGATGGAAACCGGACGACGTCGACTTCCTGCTGCCGCCGCAACTGTCGGGGCGCATGACCGCGCGCATCGTCGCCCGCCTCGGACTGCCCGCCGCGCACGAGGTCAGCTGCGTCGGGGAGACCGGCAACACCGGCAACGCCCTTCCCTTCCACCAACTCGAACGCGTCCTCGGGCGCGTGGAGGCCGGACAGCGCGGAGTGGGCATCGCCGTCGAGTCCAGCAAGTGGATCAAATCGGGCTACGCCTTCGAGGGGGTGTGA
- a CDS encoding acyl carrier protein — MTDTGPGAIARVDDLITLLRDELGLPVTPEHAHRRLDEIPGWDSVHLLWLLTVLEKSTGRRLSLPDLLDAPDLAGVHALAVGP; from the coding sequence ATGACCGACACCGGACCCGGCGCCATCGCCCGCGTCGACGACCTGATCACGCTCCTGCGCGACGAACTCGGCCTGCCGGTCACCCCCGAGCACGCCCACCGGCGGCTCGACGAGATCCCCGGATGGGACTCCGTCCACCTGCTGTGGCTGCTCACCGTCCTGGAGAAGAGCACCGGCCGCCGCCTCTCGCTGCCCGACCTCCTCGACGCCCCCGACCTGGCCGGCGTCCACGCACTGGCGGTCGGGCCGTGA
- a CDS encoding acyl-CoA carboxylase subunit epsilon has protein sequence MTTLDPTAIRVVRGAPTDTELAAVIAVLYALTQRSPNSLAPAPRPARWTAGHATPRPPTSWRDTPGPR, from the coding sequence GTGACCACGCTCGACCCCACCGCCATCCGCGTCGTCCGCGGAGCCCCGACGGACACCGAACTCGCGGCGGTCATCGCGGTGTTGTACGCCCTCACGCAACGCTCCCCGAACTCCCTCGCCCCAGCCCCCCGTCCCGCCCGCTGGACCGCGGGACACGCCACCCCCCGCCCCCCGACCTCATGGCGCGACACCCCCGGCCCCCGCTGA
- a CDS encoding AfsR/SARP family transcriptional regulator codes for MDNDEVTTVTARKVELLLAVLLVRAGQVVSTGQLGTEIWADAPPRRATAALHVHISQLRKFLARTGRESPIVTRSPGYLLQPGTRDEIDAHDFRNLVRQGRVHARAGRHAEASAALNDALALWRGPVLGELRGGTIVDEFASWAAETRMECLEMRIESDLALGRHRELVAQLYALVAEHPLRETLQRQLMLALYRSERQADALRVYQSARAALVSDLGVEPGRALRNLHRAILQADDELELRPAA; via the coding sequence GTGGATAACGACGAGGTGACCACCGTCACCGCGCGCAAGGTCGAACTGCTCTTGGCCGTGCTGTTGGTCCGGGCCGGCCAGGTCGTCTCCACGGGCCAACTCGGCACCGAAATATGGGCCGACGCGCCACCCAGGCGCGCGACGGCGGCCCTCCATGTCCATATATCCCAGCTGCGCAAGTTCCTGGCACGGACTGGCCGTGAGAGCCCGATCGTGACCCGGTCACCGGGCTATCTGCTCCAGCCGGGCACCCGGGACGAGATCGACGCGCACGACTTCCGCAACCTCGTCCGCCAAGGCCGCGTCCACGCCCGTGCGGGCCGGCACGCGGAGGCCTCCGCGGCCCTCAACGACGCACTGGCCCTGTGGCGCGGCCCGGTCCTGGGCGAACTGCGCGGCGGGACGATCGTCGACGAATTCGCCTCCTGGGCGGCCGAAACGCGCATGGAATGTTTGGAGATGCGCATCGAATCCGACCTGGCTCTCGGCCGCCACCGCGAACTGGTCGCCCAGCTCTACGCGTTGGTCGCGGAGCACCCGCTGCGCGAAACACTCCAGCGGCAGCTGATGCTGGCCCTCTACCGCTCCGAACGCCAGGCCGACGCCCTGCGCGTCTACCAGTCCGCCCGTGCCGCCCTGGTCTCCGACCTCGGCGTCGAACCCGGCCGCGCCCTGCGGAACCTGCACCGCGCGATCCTCCAGGCGGACGACGAACTCGAACTGCGCCCGGCCGCGTAG
- a CDS encoding HAD-IIIC family phosphatase, whose product MSGTDQAETGECRDTTPGADDADGAAEGTASEGTAYERGAVRADRAGRGTAGDDPPDPAPDRTGGDAGGAGAADAGDRRAAPSPRPSAAGANNPDTAHPAPTPHSSAAEANNADTAHPAPTSRPPAAGANDAGDPPATPSPHPPAVAHQPPEDIRTLHRAGRIAADYPRVRRLLAGLDAAGLAHAGRLLATVAADDILAAHPDTPTVGVAITGHSTLSALPPAVTAEFARHGLLARTRLTDFDSWVFALSDPASPLHSDNPDLVLCVLDPHIVLDELPVPWRADDAEAVLRAKTALIGRLVARFVENASGTLVLNTLPLPRGATAQLIDHRSRARLGAAWRDANAALLRLAEKHPRILVVDLDPHLADGVAATEPRLSCYAKAHLSAELLAAYARDIGHIACLTKGRTRKALVVDLDETLWGGILGEDGPDGVEVGIGGGHRAEAFTAFQRVVKQIGAQGVLLAAVSKNDPEPVEAMLTRHPGMTLTADDFVRVTANWRPKHENLLDLAKALNLGVDSFVFVDDSPYERGLVRHELPDVAVVDIDREPALHVSALLADGWFDTVALTAEDLGRGALYRDELARADFLHSFDSLDDYLGELGVTVSVSAVRDRDVARIAQITQRTNQFNLTTERLQQADVLDRLDDPAHLVLAIRAADRFGDNGLVGAVFTRRTEDGVHIDNFLLSCRVFSRGIEQTVLASLLRYAKNTGSAAVTGAYRSSAKNGNVSGFYARNGFSAVDHTDDTATRLWRHDLADIAEQPQHVSATADFARAPRPDPRDTR is encoded by the coding sequence GTGAGCGGAACCGACCAGGCCGAGACCGGCGAATGCCGGGACACGACACCCGGGGCGGACGACGCCGACGGTGCCGCCGAGGGCACGGCGTCCGAGGGCACGGCGTACGAGCGCGGCGCGGTGCGTGCCGACAGGGCCGGCCGGGGCACGGCGGGGGACGACCCGCCGGACCCGGCCCCCGACCGGACCGGCGGCGACGCGGGCGGCGCCGGGGCGGCCGACGCCGGTGACCGCCGGGCCGCGCCGAGTCCGCGCCCATCCGCCGCCGGGGCGAATAACCCCGATACCGCCCACCCCGCGCCGACCCCGCACTCATCCGCCGCCGAGGCGAATAACGCCGATACCGCCCACCCCGCGCCCACCTCGCGCCCACCCGCGGCCGGGGCGAACGACGCCGGCGACCCTCCGGCCACGCCGAGCCCGCACCCACCCGCAGTCGCCCACCAACCCCCCGAAGACATCCGCACGTTGCACCGTGCCGGGCGGATCGCCGCCGACTACCCCCGGGTGCGCCGCCTGCTCGCGGGGCTCGACGCCGCCGGGCTCGCGCACGCCGGGCGCCTGCTCGCCACCGTCGCCGCGGACGACATCCTCGCCGCCCACCCCGACACCCCCACGGTCGGCGTCGCGATCACCGGGCACAGCACCCTGTCCGCGCTCCCGCCCGCCGTCACCGCCGAGTTCGCCCGGCACGGCCTGCTCGCCCGCACGCGCCTCACCGACTTCGACAGCTGGGTCTTCGCCCTCTCCGACCCCGCGAGCCCCCTGCACTCCGACAACCCCGACCTCGTCCTGTGCGTCCTCGACCCGCACATCGTGCTCGACGAACTCCCCGTCCCCTGGCGGGCCGACGACGCCGAGGCGGTGCTGCGGGCCAAGACCGCGCTGATCGGGCGCCTCGTCGCGCGCTTCGTGGAGAACGCGAGCGGCACCCTCGTCCTCAACACCCTGCCCCTGCCGCGCGGCGCCACCGCGCAATTGATCGACCACCGCTCGCGCGCCCGCCTCGGCGCCGCGTGGCGCGACGCCAACGCGGCCCTGCTGCGGCTCGCCGAGAAACACCCCCGAATCCTCGTCGTCGACCTCGACCCCCACCTCGCGGACGGCGTCGCCGCCACCGAACCCCGGCTCAGCTGCTACGCCAAGGCCCACCTGTCCGCCGAACTCCTCGCCGCGTACGCCCGCGACATCGGCCACATCGCGTGCCTGACCAAGGGCCGCACACGCAAGGCCCTCGTCGTCGACCTGGACGAGACCCTGTGGGGCGGCATCCTCGGCGAGGACGGCCCCGACGGCGTGGAGGTCGGCATCGGCGGCGGGCACCGGGCCGAGGCGTTCACCGCGTTCCAACGCGTCGTCAAGCAGATCGGCGCGCAAGGGGTCCTGCTCGCCGCGGTCAGCAAGAACGACCCCGAGCCCGTCGAGGCGATGCTCACCCGGCATCCCGGAATGACGCTGACCGCCGACGATTTCGTCCGCGTCACCGCCAACTGGCGTCCCAAGCACGAGAACCTGCTCGACCTCGCCAAGGCCCTCAACCTCGGCGTCGACAGCTTCGTCTTCGTCGACGACAGCCCCTACGAACGCGGCCTGGTACGCCACGAACTCCCCGACGTGGCCGTCGTGGACATCGACCGCGAACCCGCCTTGCACGTCTCCGCGCTGCTCGCGGACGGCTGGTTCGACACCGTCGCCCTCACCGCCGAAGACCTCGGCCGAGGCGCGCTCTACCGCGACGAACTCGCCCGCGCCGACTTCCTGCACAGCTTCGACTCCCTCGACGACTACCTCGGCGAACTCGGCGTCACCGTCTCCGTGTCGGCCGTCCGCGACCGCGACGTCGCCCGCATCGCCCAGATCACGCAGCGCACCAACCAGTTCAACCTCACCACCGAACGCCTGCAGCAGGCCGACGTGTTGGACCGGCTCGACGACCCCGCGCACCTCGTCCTCGCCATCCGCGCCGCCGACCGGTTCGGCGACAACGGCCTCGTCGGCGCCGTGTTCACCCGCCGCACCGAAGACGGCGTGCACATCGACAACTTCCTGCTCAGCTGCCGCGTCTTCTCCCGCGGTATCGAACAGACGGTCCTGGCAAGCCTGTTGCGGTACGCCAAGAACACCGGCTCGGCCGCCGTCACCGGCGCCTACCGCAGCAGCGCCAAGAACGGCAACGTCTCCGGGTTCTACGCCCGCAACGGCTTCTCCGCCGTCGACCACACCGACGACACCGCGACCCGGCTCTGGCGACACGACCTCGCCGACATCGCCGAACAACCCCAACACGTCAGCGCCACCGCGGACTTCGCGCGCGCCCCCCGACCCGACCCGAGGGACACCCGATGA
- a CDS encoding 2-oxo acid dehydrogenase subunit E2, with translation MSEHHPPYAPPHGGVTITPALRERRHTLAFLDGIRRFSPVYLDTEVDMTGVRAHRAAHRADGMHLSTVTYVLHAAARVLADHPEANAAYRAGPRPRVARHASVNGKLTLDKTLAGRRVVLAAVLPDLHRAELADIQRQVEHYRDQDPATMPEFAGVRSLHRLPGAVAGLAFRATVGPLRTRARTLGTFAVTSLGHRPVDGFHSVGGTTVTLGVGRVLDRPVAVAGQVAVAPLMRLNLAFDHRVIDGAEAADVLAEIKARLEAYAPPAHTPPADAAHRAGHDPGDPHLAAAPPTRTAAVGAGPETEGPDR, from the coding sequence ATGAGCGAACACCACCCCCCGTACGCCCCGCCCCACGGGGGCGTCACCATCACACCCGCGCTCCGGGAACGCCGGCACACGCTCGCCTTCCTCGACGGCATCCGCCGCTTCTCCCCGGTCTACCTCGACACCGAGGTCGACATGACCGGTGTCCGCGCCCACCGTGCCGCCCACCGCGCGGACGGCATGCACCTGTCGACCGTCACCTATGTCCTGCACGCCGCGGCCCGCGTCCTCGCGGACCACCCCGAGGCCAACGCCGCCTACCGCGCCGGACCGCGCCCCCGCGTCGCCCGGCACGCCTCCGTCAACGGCAAACTCACCCTCGACAAGACCCTCGCGGGCCGCCGCGTCGTCCTCGCCGCGGTGCTCCCCGACCTGCACCGCGCCGAACTCGCCGACATCCAGCGCCAGGTCGAGCACTATCGCGATCAAGACCCCGCCACCATGCCGGAGTTCGCCGGGGTACGCAGCCTGCACCGGCTCCCCGGCGCCGTCGCCGGCCTCGCGTTCCGCGCCACGGTTGGCCCGCTGCGCACCCGCGCCCGCACCCTCGGCACCTTCGCCGTCACCTCCCTCGGACACCGGCCCGTCGACGGCTTCCACTCCGTCGGCGGCACGACCGTCACGCTCGGGGTCGGCCGGGTGCTCGACCGGCCCGTCGCGGTCGCCGGGCAGGTCGCCGTCGCACCGCTGATGCGCCTCAACCTCGCCTTCGACCACCGCGTCATCGACGGCGCCGAAGCCGCCGACGTACTGGCCGAGATCAAGGCCCGGCTGGAGGCCTACGCGCCACCTGCCCACACACCCCCGGCGGACGCGGCGCACCGGGCCGGCCACGACCCCGGCGACCCCCACCTGGCCGCGGCACCGCCCACCCGCACGGCGGCCGTCGGCGCGGGACCCGAAACGGAGGGCCCCGACCGGTGA
- a CDS encoding acyl-CoA carboxylase subunit beta, with amino-acid sequence MTLVDDTSPDSATRTLPAAARPPDMDERIADLRRLRQQIAHGPGPATEAQHARGKLTVRERLALLFDAGTFREIEGLRRHRATGFGLEDRRPHTDGVVTGWGEVYGRSVFAYAHDFRIFGGSLGEAHASKIHKVMDLAEAAGAPLVSLNDGAGARIQEGVTALAGYGGIFRRNVRCSGVIPQISVMLGPCAGGAAYSPALTDFVFMVRETSQMFITGPDVVEAVTAEKVTHNALGGADVHATVSGVAAFVHDNEAECLEEVRYLLSFLPSNNREHPPSLPTADPGGRTNDRLRGLVPADPSRAYDIRLVIEEIVDDEEFLEVHARWAPNVVCALARIEGETVGIVASQPASMAGVLDIHASEKAARFVSTCDAFNIPLITLLDVPGFLPGVEQEHNGIIRHGAKLLYAYCNATVPRVQVILRKAYGGAYIVMDSRSIGADLSYAWPTNEIAVMGADGAARVVFRKEIAAADDPETARAARVAEYRGELMHPYYAAERGLVDDVIEPAETRAVLAGALRVLRAKDAALPSRKHGNPPT; translated from the coding sequence ATGACTCTGGTTGACGACACCTCCCCGGATTCCGCGACGCGGACCCTCCCCGCCGCGGCGCGGCCGCCCGACATGGACGAACGCATCGCCGACCTGCGGCGGCTGCGGCAGCAGATCGCGCACGGCCCCGGCCCGGCCACCGAAGCCCAGCACGCCCGGGGGAAGCTGACGGTCCGCGAGCGGCTGGCACTGCTGTTCGACGCGGGGACGTTCCGCGAGATCGAGGGGCTGCGCCGGCACCGGGCCACCGGGTTCGGCCTGGAGGACCGGCGCCCGCACACCGACGGCGTGGTCACCGGCTGGGGCGAGGTGTACGGCCGGTCGGTGTTCGCGTACGCGCACGACTTCCGCATCTTCGGCGGCTCGCTCGGCGAGGCGCACGCGTCGAAGATCCACAAGGTGATGGACCTCGCCGAGGCGGCCGGCGCTCCGCTGGTGAGCCTGAACGACGGCGCGGGCGCCCGGATCCAGGAGGGTGTCACCGCGCTGGCCGGCTACGGCGGCATCTTCCGGCGCAACGTGCGGTGTTCGGGGGTCATCCCGCAGATCAGCGTCATGCTCGGCCCGTGCGCGGGCGGCGCGGCGTATTCGCCGGCGCTCACCGATTTCGTGTTCATGGTGCGCGAGACGTCGCAGATGTTCATCACCGGGCCGGACGTCGTCGAGGCGGTCACCGCGGAGAAGGTGACGCACAACGCGCTCGGCGGCGCGGACGTGCACGCGACGGTCTCCGGGGTCGCCGCGTTCGTCCACGACAACGAGGCGGAGTGCCTCGAGGAGGTGCGCTACCTGCTGTCGTTCCTGCCGTCCAACAACCGCGAACACCCGCCGTCGCTGCCGACGGCCGACCCCGGCGGGCGCACGAACGACCGGCTGCGCGGGCTCGTGCCGGCGGATCCGAGTCGGGCGTACGACATCCGCCTGGTCATCGAGGAGATCGTCGACGACGAGGAGTTCCTGGAGGTGCACGCCCGCTGGGCACCGAACGTGGTGTGCGCGCTGGCGCGTATCGAGGGGGAGACGGTCGGCATCGTGGCGAGCCAGCCGGCGAGCATGGCCGGCGTGCTCGACATCCACGCGAGCGAAAAGGCCGCGCGGTTCGTCTCGACGTGCGACGCGTTCAACATCCCGCTGATCACGCTGCTGGACGTGCCGGGGTTCCTGCCGGGGGTGGAGCAGGAACACAACGGGATCATCCGGCACGGCGCGAAGCTGCTGTACGCGTACTGCAACGCGACGGTGCCGCGGGTGCAGGTGATCCTGCGGAAGGCGTACGGCGGCGCGTACATCGTGATGGACTCGCGGTCGATCGGCGCGGACCTGTCGTACGCGTGGCCGACGAACGAGATCGCGGTGATGGGCGCGGACGGCGCGGCGCGCGTGGTGTTCCGCAAGGAGATCGCGGCGGCCGACGACCCGGAGACGGCACGTGCGGCGCGCGTCGCGGAGTACCGGGGCGAACTCATGCACCCGTACTACGCCGCCGAACGCGGTCTCGTCGACGACGTCATCGAGCCGGCCGAGACGCGCGCGGTGCTCGCCGGGGCGCTGCGCGTGCTGCGCGCCAAGGACGCCGCGCTCCCGTCCCGCAAGCACGGGAACCCGCCCACGTGA